A DNA window from Brassica napus cultivar Da-Ae chromosome A4, Da-Ae, whole genome shotgun sequence contains the following coding sequences:
- the LOC106447552 gene encoding U4/U6 small nuclear ribonucleoprotein PRP4-like protein, with product MEPNNEDNVSFIPSASPAVPITQITAAPVPGVSPIPPPSFPPPMAPIPVARPPTFRPPQNGGAKASDSDSESDDEHYVISEESKQVRERQEKAMQELLIKRRAAAIAVPTNDKSVRDRLRRLGEPITLFGEQEMERRARLAQLMARLDIGGQLDKLLQAYEDDAAPKEEVDEEELQYPFFTEGPKELREARIEIAKFSIKRAAVRIQRAKRRRDDPDEDVEAETKWALKQAKGLALDCSNFGDDRPLTGCSFSRDGKILATCSLSGVTKLWEMPQVTNKIAVLKDHKERATDVVFSPVDDCLATASADRTAKLWKTDGTLLQTFEGHLDRLARVAFHPSGKYLGTTSFDKTWRLWDINTGAELLLQEGHSRSVYGIAFQQDGALAASSGLDSLARVWDLRTGRSILVFQGHIKPVLSVTFSPNGYHLASGGEDNQCRIWDLRMRKSLYIIPAHANLVSQVKYEPQEGYFLATASYDMKVNIWSGRDFSLVKSLAGHESKVASLDITADSSCIATVSHDRTIKLWTSSSNEEEEEDQGGETMDVDL from the exons ATGGAACCCAACAATGAAGATAATGTTTCATTCATACCATCAGCTTCGCCTGCAGTTCCTATTACTCAAATCACAGCAGCTCCAGTTCCAG GCGTCTCTCCCATACCACCTCCTTCTTTTCCTCCACCAATGGCTCCAATACCAGTGGCCCGCCCACCTACTTTTAGGCCACCACAAAACGGTGGAGCGAAAGCTAGTGACTCAGATTCTGAATCAGATGATGAACATTATGTAATATCTGAAGAGAGTAAGCAGGTCAGGGAAAGACAAGAGAAGGCAATGCAAGAGCTGCTGATAAAGCGCCGTGCTGCTGCTATCGCAGTGCCAACAAACGACAAATCCGTTAGAGACCGGCTTAGACGACTTGGTGAGCCCATTACTCTGTTTGGAGAACAGGAGATGGAGAGAAGAGCTAGGCTGGCTCAGCTTATGGCTAGGCTTGACATCGGCGGACAGTTGGATAAACTGCTACAAGCTTACGAAGATGACGCGGCTCCAAAAGAAGAAGTGGACGAGGAAGAGCTTCAGTACCCGTTTTTCACTGAGGGTCCGAAGGAGCTGAGAGAGGCTAGGATAGAGATTGCTAAGTTTTCGATTAAGAGAGCTGCTGTGAGGATTCAGCGTGCTAAGCGGAGGAGGGATGATCCAGATGAAGATGTGGAGGCAGAGACTAAATGGGCTTTGAAGCAGGCTAAAGGCTTGGCTCTTGATTGCAGTAACTTTGGGGATGATCGTCCTCTAACTGGCTGCTCCTTCTCAAGAGATGGAAAGATACTTGCCACATG TTCTCTGAGTGGAGTTACTAAACTATGGGAGATGCCTCAAGTTACAAACAAGATTGCTGTCTTGAAGGACCACAAAGAACGTGCAACCGATGTAGTCTTCTCCCCTGTGGATGACTGTCTAGCAACTGCTTCCGCTGATCGAACCGCAAAGCTGTGGAAAACCGATGGCACACTCCTACAAACTTTTGAAGGTCATTTGGACCGTCTTGCACGTGTTGCCTTCCACCCATCAGGGAAGTACCTAGGGACAACAAGCTTCGACAAAACATGGAGACTGTGGGACATAAACACAGGAGCAGAGCTGCTTTTGCAAGAAGGTCACAGTCGCAGCGTCTACGGAATTGCGTTTCAGCAAGATGGTGCATTAGCAGCTTCCTCTGGGCTTGATTCACTTGCACGGGTTTGGGATCTCCGCACTGGTAGGAGTATTCTCGTCTTCCAAGGACATATCAAACCG GTTCTCTCAGTGACTTTCTCTCCAAATGGCTATCACTTAGCATCTGGTGGTGAGGATAACCAGTGCCGTATTTGGGATTTGAGAATGAGAAAGTCGTTGTATATCATACCAGCTCATGCTAACCTTGTGTCTCAAGTTAAGTATGAACCACAAGAAGGCTACTTCCTGGCCACTGCATCATACGACATGAAAGTCAAT ATATGGTCAGGCAGAGACTTCTCGCTTGTGAAAAGCTTAGCAGGACACGAGTCAAAAGTCGCTTCTCTGGATATCACTGCAGATAGCTCGTGTATCGCAACTGTGTCACATGACCGTACCATCAAGCTTTGGACAAGCAGTagcaacgaagaagaagaagaagaccaagGCGGAGAAACAATGGACGTAGATCTCTAG